GTTATCGTAAACGGCTCCGAGCCGCAAGTGCTTGGCCGCGTACTGGCGGGAGAACCGCTCGGTACCCGCATCGTTAAATCGTTGTAAGCAAATGGAGGGATATTGGATGAGCGATTATCCGGAAGGGAGAAAATCCGCGAAGAGCGCGCTGTTTCCCACCTATGCCAGATTCCCGATAGCTCTGGTTAAAGGCGAAGGCAGCAGGCTGTGGGACGATCAAGGCAAATCATATTTGGATTTTATGAGCGGCATCGCCGTAACCAATCTCGGCCATGTGCCGGCTGCCGTCAAAGCGGCATTAACGGAGCAGCTTGACAAACTGTGGCATGTTTCCAATTTGTTCGCGATTCCGAACCAGGAGCGGCTGGCGCAGCTGCTGACCGAAAACAGTTGCGCGGACGCGGTGTTTTTTTGCAACAGCGGCGCGGAAGCCAATGAAGCCGCCATCAAACTGGCCCGGCGCTATAATCGGAACATTTTGCATAAAGACCGTTATGAAGTCATTACTTTCCGCCAGTCGTTTCACGGGCGGACGCTCGCCACGTTGACCGCCACGGGTCAAGATAAAGTGAAGGACGGTTTTGCCCCGCTGCCGGAAGGTTTCGTCCACGCGACATTTAACGATGCGGCGGGCTTGGAAGCTAGGATCAACGACCGCACCTGTGCCATCATGTTGGAGATGGTGCAGG
The Bacilli bacterium genome window above contains:
- a CDS encoding acetylglutamate kinase, with the protein product VIVNGSEPQVLGRVLAGEPLGTRIVKSL